Proteins found in one Lutimonas zeaxanthinifaciens genomic segment:
- a CDS encoding glycoside hydrolase family 53 protein encodes MKKIMLIGTLVFGFIVFISCEKKDTLNETSGDTSEVDEVLPGDSDSQVAFYLGADLSYVNEMIDCGAVYRNSDNEEDNPYSIFKKAGANLVRVRLWHNPEWTSYSNFEDVKRTIQKAKQERMQVLLDFHYSDTWADPHKQLIPELWREYINDTEALGSLLYDYTYKTLNELARQGLLPEMVQVGNEINAMILQEEELQWPINWERNSYLINKGIEAVRDVSKEQNAEIGVMLHVAQPENGIWWFKEATANGITDFDWIGLSYYPKWSEYDLNEVENAFSILIETYKKRLMVVETAYPFTMENADNANNILDDTALITGYPATQQGQLDYLIRLKKSVKDAGGEGLIYWEPAWVSSGCNTLWGTGSHWDNATLFDHNNKVTKGMGFYQD; translated from the coding sequence ATGAAAAAAATAATGTTGATTGGTACTTTGGTTTTTGGATTCATTGTTTTTATTTCTTGTGAAAAAAAAGATACCTTGAATGAAACATCGGGAGACACTTCAGAGGTTGATGAGGTCCTACCCGGAGATTCAGATTCGCAAGTAGCGTTTTATTTGGGTGCAGATTTGTCTTATGTCAATGAAATGATTGATTGCGGGGCTGTATATAGAAATTCGGATAATGAAGAAGACAATCCCTATTCAATTTTTAAAAAGGCAGGAGCCAATTTGGTTCGTGTCCGGCTCTGGCATAATCCCGAGTGGACATCATATTCGAATTTTGAAGATGTAAAACGGACTATTCAAAAGGCGAAGCAGGAGCGTATGCAGGTATTGTTGGATTTTCATTATTCCGATACCTGGGCCGACCCTCATAAACAGCTAATTCCGGAGTTATGGAGAGAATATATTAACGATACAGAGGCCCTGGGGTCACTTCTTTACGATTATACTTATAAGACCTTAAATGAACTTGCCCGTCAAGGGTTATTACCCGAAATGGTCCAGGTAGGCAATGAAATTAACGCCATGATTCTTCAGGAGGAGGAGTTACAATGGCCCATCAATTGGGAGAGAAACTCCTATTTGATCAACAAAGGTATAGAAGCGGTAAGAGATGTTTCAAAGGAGCAGAACGCGGAAATTGGAGTAATGCTTCATGTTGCCCAGCCTGAAAACGGGATATGGTGGTTTAAGGAGGCTACAGCAAATGGAATAACTGATTTTGACTGGATTGGCCTGTCCTACTACCCTAAATGGTCCGAATATGATTTGAATGAAGTTGAAAATGCGTTCAGCATATTAATTGAAACTTATAAAAAGAGATTGATGGTAGTTGAAACTGCTTATCCTTTTACCATGGAAAATGCTGATAATGCAAACAATATTTTAGATGATACAGCTCTTATTACAGGATATCCCGCCACGCAACAGGGTCAACTGGATTATTTGATCCGATTGAAAAAGAGCGTAAAGGATGCGGGTGGTGAAGGGCTAATATATTGGGAACCAGCCTGGGTGTCGTCTGGATGTAATACCTTGTGGGGTACAGGTTCGCATTGGGATAATGCAACCCTATTTGACCACAATAATAAGGTTACCAAAGGGATGGGATTCTATCAGGATTAG
- a CDS encoding AAA family ATPase → MTALESILLLKKNMSKSIIGQQNLIERLILVLLSNGNMLLEGLPGLAKTRAIKSLANELDCGLSRIQFTPDLLPSDITGTEIYQPESKEKFIFQKGPIFSNLILADEINRSPAKVQSALLEAMEERQVSVAGKTYEMDPLFMVLATQNPVEQEGTYPLPEAQMDRFLMHVMIDYPDDDSELEILRLNRAEQFTKEKEAKKLSPEVVFEARKEIDQVTISENMEKYIVDLVSATRYPSKYNEEIAGWIDFGASPRGSIAIDRASRTHAWMNGKNFVDPDNIRAVVHDCLRHRLILSYEANADGITSDHVIDEILKQVAVIA, encoded by the coding sequence ATGACCGCACTTGAATCAATATTGCTCCTCAAAAAGAATATGTCAAAATCCATTATTGGCCAGCAAAATTTAATTGAACGGCTTATTTTGGTTTTACTCTCTAATGGAAATATGCTTTTAGAAGGGTTGCCCGGACTCGCAAAAACGAGAGCTATTAAATCCCTGGCAAATGAGCTTGATTGCGGATTGAGCAGAATACAGTTTACTCCGGACCTTCTTCCGTCTGATATAACGGGAACCGAAATTTATCAGCCTGAGTCAAAAGAAAAATTTATTTTTCAAAAAGGCCCTATATTTAGTAATTTGATTCTTGCAGATGAGATCAACAGGTCCCCGGCAAAGGTGCAATCTGCGCTTTTGGAGGCTATGGAGGAGCGTCAGGTTTCAGTTGCCGGAAAAACCTATGAAATGGACCCTCTTTTTATGGTATTAGCTACACAGAATCCGGTAGAACAGGAAGGGACTTATCCGCTTCCGGAGGCTCAAATGGACCGGTTTCTGATGCATGTTATGATCGATTATCCGGATGATGACTCAGAACTTGAGATTCTAAGACTGAACAGAGCGGAGCAATTCACCAAGGAAAAAGAGGCTAAAAAACTATCCCCTGAAGTAGTGTTTGAAGCCAGAAAAGAAATTGATCAGGTCACGATTTCAGAGAACATGGAGAAGTACATTGTTGATCTTGTTTCCGCTACAAGATATCCTTCCAAATACAATGAAGAAATTGCAGGCTGGATCGATTTTGGAGCGAGCCCAAGAGGTAGTATTGCCATCGACCGCGCGAGCAGAACCCATGCCTGGATGAACGGTAAAAACTTTGTAGATCCTGATAATATCAGAGCTGTAGTCCATGACTGTTTACGTCACAGACTCATACTAAGTTATGAAGCAAATGCTGACGGTATCACCTCAGACCACGTTATCGACGAAATATTAAAGCAAGTTGCAGTAATTGCCTGA
- a CDS encoding carbonic anhydrase, with protein sequence MKSLLKIGFAVLLFSSLSCNKNEQKKMVKEESHEMEWSYEGETSPEHWAELEKNSDCLGNRQSPINILDINVVEDDNKESVINLHYSPSTILKKVRNNGHSIQFDFDKGDSIAYNKINYNLVQIHFHEPSEHTINGIRYPIEIHLVHQSKEKYYTVLSVFGVEGEKSEAIEEMESFLPLKKGEEREINKAFDLSRIFPENKTYYSYGGSLTTPPCSETVQWVIFKNPIVISLEEVLKLKDNMPLENYRNEQPINNRLVYLHEL encoded by the coding sequence ATGAAGTCATTGTTGAAAATAGGATTCGCAGTACTCTTATTCAGTAGCCTTTCCTGTAATAAAAACGAACAAAAAAAAATGGTTAAAGAAGAATCTCATGAGATGGAATGGAGTTATGAAGGAGAAACTTCTCCCGAGCATTGGGCTGAATTGGAAAAGAATTCCGATTGTCTGGGAAACAGACAATCTCCGATAAATATCCTGGATATTAATGTGGTTGAAGATGATAATAAGGAGAGTGTTATCAACTTACATTATTCTCCGTCTACTATTTTAAAAAAGGTCCGTAACAATGGCCATTCGATTCAGTTTGATTTTGATAAAGGTGATTCGATCGCATACAATAAAATCAACTACAACCTGGTTCAGATTCATTTTCATGAACCGTCAGAGCATACCATCAATGGAATAAGATATCCAATAGAAATTCACCTGGTCCATCAAAGCAAAGAAAAGTATTACACGGTTCTTAGCGTATTTGGTGTTGAAGGAGAAAAAAGTGAAGCTATTGAGGAAATGGAAAGTTTTCTTCCCTTGAAAAAGGGCGAGGAAAGAGAAATAAACAAGGCTTTTGATCTTTCAAGAATCTTCCCTGAAAACAAGACCTATTATTCTTATGGGGGATCACTAACAACACCTCCATGTTCAGAAACGGTCCAATGGGTGATCTTCAAAAATCCTATTGTGATATCCCTGGAGGAGGTACTTAAATTGAAGGATAATATGCCTTTGGAAAATTATAGGAATGAACAGCCAATAAATAATCGGCTTGTTTATTTACACGAACTGTAA
- a CDS encoding saccharopine dehydrogenase family protein translates to MNKVIVIGAGMVGSAMAIDMAINHEVTLTDINQTALEKLKKSHPLINIQKLDVTHKESLQKAIQPYDLVICAVPGFLGFETLKAIIEAKKNVIDISFFSENSLELDLLAKEKNVTAIVDCGVAPGMDNIILGHYNEIMKLTDFECLVGGLPKEKKWPFCYKAPFSPVDVIEEYIRPARYVENGHEVVREALTDCEYIHFDKVGTLESFNTDGLRSIIHTMPHILNMKEKTLRYPGHVEYIKVLKESGFFSETEIDVKGTKISPLDATSNILFKEWRLGEEEEEITVMRITLKGQNAKGQIEEITYDLHDEYCHSTKTSSMSRTTGYTATAAANLFLEGLFSEKGVFPPELVGRHKNCFEYFLNYLKERNVHYVKKSKILDE, encoded by the coding sequence ATGAATAAAGTAATCGTCATCGGAGCGGGTATGGTTGGTAGTGCCATGGCAATTGATATGGCCATTAATCACGAAGTAACCTTAACAGATATCAATCAAACCGCGCTTGAGAAGTTAAAAAAATCGCATCCTCTTATAAACATTCAAAAACTTGATGTAACTCATAAAGAATCGCTGCAAAAAGCTATACAACCCTATGATCTTGTAATTTGCGCGGTTCCGGGATTTTTGGGTTTTGAAACATTAAAAGCTATCATTGAAGCTAAAAAAAATGTAATCGATATCTCATTTTTCTCGGAAAACTCCCTCGAACTTGATCTTTTGGCCAAGGAAAAAAATGTAACGGCCATAGTGGATTGTGGTGTTGCCCCGGGAATGGATAATATTATCCTTGGTCACTATAACGAAATCATGAAGTTAACCGATTTTGAGTGTCTTGTTGGAGGCCTTCCCAAAGAAAAAAAATGGCCGTTTTGCTATAAGGCCCCTTTCTCACCCGTAGATGTAATAGAAGAATACATCAGGCCGGCGCGGTATGTTGAAAATGGGCATGAAGTGGTACGTGAAGCTCTTACCGACTGTGAATATATTCATTTTGATAAAGTAGGTACCCTGGAATCTTTCAACACAGATGGATTAAGATCGATTATTCATACCATGCCTCATATTCTCAATATGAAAGAAAAAACATTGAGATACCCGGGACATGTGGAATACATAAAAGTTTTAAAGGAAAGTGGTTTTTTCAGTGAAACTGAAATTGATGTAAAAGGAACCAAAATAAGTCCTCTTGATGCTACCAGCAACATTCTTTTTAAGGAGTGGAGGCTCGGAGAAGAAGAAGAAGAAATAACCGTTATGCGAATTACCCTGAAAGGGCAAAACGCTAAGGGACAAATTGAAGAAATTACCTATGACCTGCATGATGAATATTGTCATTCAACTAAAACCTCGTCAATGTCAAGAACAACCGGATACACGGCCACAGCGGCCGCAAACCTGTTCCTTGAAGGATTGTTTTCAGAAAAAGGCGTCTTTCCACCGGAACTCGTGGGAAGACATAAAAACTGTTTTGAGTATTTCTTGAATTATTTAAAAGAACGAAACGTTCATTACGTAAAAAAATCAAAGATTCTGGATGAATAA
- a CDS encoding Gfo/Idh/MocA family protein: MKFFNKYLNTVRWGIIGCGNVTELKSGPAYQLTNGFELAAVMRRNLDKARDYASRHRVPNYYNDADEIINSPEIDAVYIATPPDSHLEYALRVAEAAKPCCIEKPMALNYEDSLMIYKAFEERNTPLFVAYYRRTLPRFLEIKHWIDSGEIGSVNHVTWVLSKPPNILDLEKKENWRTDSRVAPGGYFDDLASHGLDLFHFLLGEVVEAQGRSKNQQGLYSAPDAVVGSWIHGSGVMGAGSWNFGSYSREDKVEIYGNKGKIIFSVFNDEPVVLENSKGRKEVMIDHPKHVQSGHVEAMRRHFFEEQYTHPSTGKSALHTSWIMDKILGKN, encoded by the coding sequence ATGAAATTTTTTAACAAATATTTAAATACAGTTCGCTGGGGAATCATCGGCTGTGGTAATGTGACCGAACTTAAAAGCGGGCCGGCTTATCAATTGACGAATGGTTTTGAACTCGCTGCGGTGATGAGGAGAAATCTGGATAAGGCGCGAGACTATGCCAGTAGACATCGGGTTCCTAATTATTATAATGATGCGGATGAAATTATTAACAGCCCTGAAATAGATGCGGTTTACATAGCGACTCCTCCTGATTCACATTTGGAATACGCCTTAAGAGTAGCGGAAGCCGCTAAACCGTGTTGTATAGAGAAACCGATGGCCTTGAATTATGAGGATTCCCTGATGATCTATAAGGCATTTGAAGAAAGAAATACTCCGTTGTTTGTGGCCTATTACAGGCGAACCTTGCCAAGATTCCTTGAAATAAAACATTGGATCGATTCTGGGGAGATAGGTAGCGTAAATCATGTGACCTGGGTTTTATCGAAACCTCCAAATATCTTGGATCTTGAAAAAAAGGAAAACTGGAGAACTGACTCAAGGGTTGCACCGGGAGGGTATTTTGATGATCTGGCAAGCCATGGCCTGGACCTTTTTCATTTTTTATTAGGAGAGGTGGTTGAGGCCCAAGGTAGAAGCAAGAATCAACAAGGTTTGTATTCGGCTCCTGATGCCGTGGTCGGATCATGGATACACGGGTCGGGTGTCATGGGCGCCGGTAGCTGGAATTTTGGCAGTTATAGCCGAGAAGATAAGGTTGAAATTTATGGTAATAAAGGAAAGATCATCTTTTCTGTTTTTAACGATGAGCCTGTAGTTCTCGAAAACAGCAAGGGGAGAAAAGAAGTGATGATTGATCATCCTAAACATGTTCAGTCTGGTCATGTAGAGGCCATGAGACGACATTTTTTTGAGGAGCAGTATACGCATCCTTCGACGGGGAAATCGGCCTTGCATACAAGCTGGATCATGGACAAGATCCTTGGAAAAAATTAA
- a CDS encoding L-serine ammonia-lyase, iron-sulfur-dependent, subunit alpha, with amino-acid sequence MKNLPSIFNDVIGPVMRGPSSSHTAASWRVAMMAVQMIDGNLKNALIEFDKDGAWVTNYEEQGTVLGMNGGLLAIDMSDDTMKQTERIASERGVQIDYKISSFENSHANSMQLTLSSDNNDEVKILAASLGGGSFEIQKIDEGSVEMKGDRYALIIWAKNDLDHELKKLCPSGSNLKAVEILDSYLYVMENSEPFSKDLEEHIRHWNEVLKVRNIIPIMPVISGREKELPFSSIESLIEFSSRKNMSLGELGLMYEAYRSGLAERELKDKMARLIDIIEGSISIGLEGTRFQDRILPQQSHLVAKAEKKGNILQGSIINKIVANVAAIMESKSALEVIVANPTAGSCGTVGAALKAVSDELEADKNEKIMAYFAAGLVGAYFAMGPGFSAEEHGCQVECGASAGMAAAAIVELFEGNASQALGAASMAIQNMIGLVCDPIADRVEAPCLGKNTSAAVNALSSATMALSGFAHLIPLDQVLDTVERVSADMPTCVKCTGLGGLAVTPAAIKLKEQLEKLKTEGNKI; translated from the coding sequence ATGAAAAATTTACCGAGCATATTTAATGATGTAATCGGCCCCGTAATGAGAGGGCCATCAAGTTCGCATACGGCAGCATCCTGGAGAGTTGCCATGATGGCTGTTCAAATGATTGACGGAAACCTGAAAAACGCTTTGATCGAATTTGACAAAGATGGTGCATGGGTAACAAATTATGAAGAGCAGGGAACGGTATTAGGCATGAATGGTGGTTTGTTGGCAATAGATATGTCAGATGATACTATGAAACAAACCGAAAGGATTGCGTCGGAAAGAGGAGTACAAATCGATTATAAGATTAGCTCTTTTGAAAATTCACATGCCAACAGTATGCAATTGACGCTGAGTTCCGACAATAATGATGAAGTGAAAATACTGGCGGCCTCATTGGGAGGAGGATCCTTTGAGATCCAAAAAATAGATGAAGGCTCGGTGGAGATGAAAGGAGATCGTTATGCACTTATTATCTGGGCTAAGAATGATTTGGATCATGAATTAAAGAAGTTGTGCCCTTCAGGATCGAATTTGAAAGCAGTTGAAATACTTGATTCTTATCTGTATGTAATGGAAAATTCAGAACCTTTCAGTAAGGATCTGGAGGAACATATCAGGCATTGGAACGAAGTTTTGAAAGTCAGGAACATTATTCCGATCATGCCAGTCATCTCGGGTAGGGAAAAAGAACTTCCGTTTTCTTCAATTGAATCACTAATTGAATTCAGCAGCAGGAAAAATATGTCTTTGGGAGAACTTGGATTGATGTATGAAGCTTATCGCAGCGGTCTCGCTGAGAGAGAGCTCAAAGATAAAATGGCCCGATTGATTGATATTATCGAAGGTAGTATCTCCATAGGGTTGGAAGGAACCAGGTTTCAAGACAGAATTCTTCCCCAGCAATCACATCTTGTGGCTAAAGCGGAGAAAAAAGGTAATATCCTTCAAGGTTCTATCATCAATAAGATAGTGGCCAATGTTGCCGCCATTATGGAATCTAAAAGTGCTCTTGAAGTTATCGTAGCGAATCCTACAGCGGGTTCTTGCGGCACGGTTGGGGCGGCTTTGAAGGCAGTATCAGATGAGCTTGAAGCCGATAAAAATGAAAAAATAATGGCTTACTTTGCCGCAGGATTAGTTGGTGCTTATTTTGCAATGGGCCCGGGATTTTCGGCTGAAGAGCATGGCTGTCAGGTAGAATGTGGTGCCTCCGCAGGTATGGCAGCTGCGGCCATAGTGGAACTATTTGAAGGGAATGCCAGTCAGGCTCTGGGGGCAGCGTCGATGGCAATTCAGAATATGATAGGATTGGTTTGTGACCCAATTGCCGATCGAGTGGAAGCTCCCTGTCTTGGCAAGAACACAAGTGCCGCAGTTAATGCCTTATCTTCGGCAACAATGGCACTGTCAGGGTTTGCTCATCTGATTCCTCTGGATCAGGTTCTTGATACCGTGGAAAGGGTTAGTGCAGATATGCCGACTTGTGTAAAATGCACAGGATTAGGAGGATTGGCCGTAACCCCGGCAGCAATCAAACTGAAAGAACAACTTGAAAAGTTAAAAACCGAAGGCAATAAGATCTGA
- a CDS encoding creatininase family protein: MRPYILAETNWKHLKDEKIELAVLPWGATEAHNYHLPYGTDNIESEYLAAESARLAWENGAKLIVLPTVPFGVNTGQSDIYLDINLNPSTQLAILRDIITVLNRQGVYKLLIFNSHGGNDFKTMLRELGLEFPKMFLCSSNWFQAMERDKYFKLDGDHAEEMETSLIMHFKPDLVLPKEEWGEGKEKKHKVKAFSEQWLWTERKWSKVSEDTGIGNPRYASKEKGKQFFDDVTRKIGKTLKELCELDLDNSYEY, translated from the coding sequence ATGAGACCCTACATTCTTGCAGAAACCAACTGGAAGCATCTTAAAGATGAAAAAATAGAACTGGCTGTTTTGCCATGGGGGGCTACAGAAGCACATAATTATCATTTGCCTTATGGCACAGATAACATAGAATCAGAATATCTTGCTGCGGAATCTGCCAGACTTGCCTGGGAAAATGGAGCGAAACTTATTGTTTTACCAACTGTACCCTTTGGGGTAAATACAGGTCAAAGTGATATATATCTGGACATTAATTTAAACCCTTCAACTCAGTTAGCCATACTTAGAGATATTATCACCGTTCTAAACCGACAGGGAGTTTATAAGTTGTTGATCTTCAACAGTCACGGAGGAAATGATTTTAAAACCATGTTGCGGGAACTGGGATTGGAATTTCCAAAAATGTTTTTATGTAGTTCGAACTGGTTTCAGGCCATGGAAAGAGATAAATACTTTAAGCTTGACGGAGATCATGCTGAGGAGATGGAAACCAGCCTGATCATGCACTTCAAACCTGATCTTGTCCTTCCAAAAGAGGAATGGGGTGAGGGAAAGGAAAAAAAGCATAAGGTTAAAGCCTTTTCAGAACAATGGCTCTGGACGGAGCGAAAATGGTCGAAGGTAAGTGAAGATACCGGTATCGGAAACCCAAGGTACGCAAGCAAAGAGAAAGGGAAACAGTTTTTTGATGACGTCACCAGGAAAATTGGTAAAACCCTGAAGGAGCTGTGCGAACTGGATCTTGATAATAGCTACGAATATTGA
- a CDS encoding DUF58 domain-containing protein, producing the protein MTDSEKYPENIFISLNDLLKLEHFSKGFSFLASKQKVRSILGGKHASKLRGRGLDFEEVRNYVPGDDIRSIDWKVTARTQKTHSRVYSEEKEKPALIVVDQSKSMFFGSIKKTKSVVAAELAALAAFKVLKEGDRVGGVVFADNGIDIIYPKRDRKNILRFLEKIVNRNRELIDSKPVEFEKALTETLSKVKNIVTHDFLVIIISDFQRYRPELIKFITRISRHNDVILAKVYDPMEQSIPDRKLIAGDKEKQLLIDGNNAKLRTDFKNVFEDEFEQFKAKMKKHRIPVLSIDTVRETDVQIKEILKRT; encoded by the coding sequence ATGACCGACTCCGAAAAATACCCGGAAAATATTTTCATATCCCTGAATGACCTTCTCAAGCTGGAGCATTTTTCAAAGGGTTTCAGTTTTTTAGCCAGCAAACAAAAAGTCAGAAGTATTTTAGGCGGAAAACACGCCTCTAAATTAAGGGGGCGCGGACTGGATTTTGAGGAAGTTAGAAACTATGTACCCGGAGATGACATTCGAAGCATCGACTGGAAGGTTACGGCAAGAACTCAAAAGACTCATTCAAGGGTTTATAGTGAAGAAAAAGAAAAGCCGGCACTCATTGTGGTTGACCAGTCTAAGTCCATGTTTTTTGGTTCCATAAAAAAGACAAAATCGGTGGTGGCAGCTGAACTTGCTGCTTTAGCTGCGTTTAAGGTATTAAAAGAGGGAGATCGCGTTGGAGGTGTTGTCTTTGCAGATAATGGAATTGATATTATCTACCCCAAAAGAGACAGAAAGAATATTCTTCGTTTCCTGGAAAAAATAGTGAATCGGAACAGGGAATTAATCGACTCAAAACCAGTGGAATTTGAAAAAGCTTTGACCGAAACCCTGTCCAAAGTAAAGAATATTGTTACGCATGACTTTTTAGTCATTATTATCTCTGATTTTCAACGTTACAGACCTGAACTGATCAAATTTATAACCCGCATTTCACGTCACAATGACGTCATATTGGCCAAGGTCTATGATCCTATGGAACAATCAATACCAGATCGAAAATTGATTGCCGGGGATAAGGAAAAACAGCTGCTTATTGATGGAAATAATGCGAAGCTTAGAACAGATTTTAAAAATGTATTTGAAGACGAATTCGAACAATTCAAAGCAAAGATGAAAAAGCATCGAATACCTGTTTTATCGATTGACACCGTCCGAGAAACAGATGTTCAGATCAAGGAG